From a region of the Streptomyces venezuelae genome:
- a CDS encoding DUF317 domain-containing protein: MSGPEKPPVLAQVAPRYMAGGGDPRWVTAPLQKAFRWQPAHIPLSLAVRLTRRDRQAELLLSPDPDDHWWTLHHTGSSTEKAWTMRFGARTPAEIVAAATDALTTGPADSMADPMQVLEHTGWKHPVRDHQISSPDGFVAVSQHPVGAMNIEVTAHDGPWASEPTARPAWRAYFSDHTPPHLTAAVLAGMVSTEPLLRDEKAMVPFLRYSVRIARDRVPAHQAEYALWDRVDRLAAHRTGTPLPPQPPGGSLPRRTR; this comes from the coding sequence GTGAGCGGGCCCGAGAAGCCGCCGGTGCTGGCCCAGGTCGCTCCCCGCTACATGGCCGGCGGCGGGGATCCCCGGTGGGTGACCGCCCCGCTGCAGAAGGCATTCCGCTGGCAGCCGGCCCACATCCCCCTGAGCCTGGCCGTACGGCTCACCCGCCGCGACCGCCAAGCCGAACTGCTGCTGTCACCGGACCCGGACGACCACTGGTGGACCCTGCACCACACCGGGAGCAGCACCGAGAAGGCGTGGACCATGCGCTTCGGCGCCCGGACCCCGGCCGAGATCGTCGCCGCGGCCACCGACGCCCTCACCACCGGCCCGGCGGACAGCATGGCCGATCCGATGCAGGTCCTGGAGCACACCGGGTGGAAGCACCCCGTACGGGACCACCAGATCTCCTCGCCCGACGGATTCGTCGCCGTCTCCCAGCACCCGGTCGGCGCGATGAACATCGAGGTCACGGCCCACGACGGCCCCTGGGCCTCCGAGCCCACCGCCCGTCCGGCCTGGCGGGCGTACTTCTCCGACCACACCCCGCCCCACCTGACCGCCGCCGTCCTCGCCGGCATGGTCTCCACTGAGCCGCTGCTGCGTGACGAGAAGGCGATGGTCCCCTTCCTGCGCTACAGCGTTCGCATCGCCCGCGACCGCGTTCCCGCACATCAGGCCGAGTACGCCCTGTGGGACCGGGTCGACCGCCTCGCCGCCCACCGCACCGGCACGCCGCTGCCGCCGCAGCCGCCCGGAGGGTCGCTGCCCCGCCGCACTCGCTGA